The Octopus sinensis linkage group LG19, ASM634580v1, whole genome shotgun sequence genome contains a region encoding:
- the LOC115222340 gene encoding cullin-3-B isoform X2: MSGGLRTHKRDTKMRIRAFPMTMDEKYVNSIWTLLRNAIQEIQKKNNSGLSFEELYRNAYTMVLHKHGEKLYTGLREVVTEHLINKVGLITNSVLDTQFFSS, from the exons ATGAGTGGCGGTTTAAGAACCCATAAGAGAGACACGAAGATGCGCATTAGGGCCTTTCCT ATGACAATGGATGAGAAGTATGTCAATAGTATTTGGACATTGTTACGAAATGCTATAcaggaaatacagaaaaaaaacaacagtggACTTAGTTTTGAAGAACTTTATCGTAATGCTTATACAATGGTGTTGCACAAACATGGAGAAAAACTCTATACAGGTCTACGTGAGGTAGTAACTGAACATTTAATTAATAAGGTAGGATTGATTACTAATTCTGTTTTGGATACTCAGTTTTTTTCTTCCTAA
- the LOC115222340 gene encoding cullin-3-B isoform X1, whose protein sequence is MAFPLDKEGRHASATAGLHKKSCHACTFVHCFVGFVQMTMDEKYVNSIWTLLRNAIQEIQKKNNSGLSFEELYRNAYTMVLHKHGEKLYTGLREVVTEHLINKVGLITNSVLDTQFFSS, encoded by the exons AtggcttttcccttggataaagaGGGGAGACATGCATCGGCAACTGCTGGCCTTCATAAAAAATCTTGCCATGCTTGCACATTTGTACATTGCTTTGTTGGCTTTGTTCAA ATGACAATGGATGAGAAGTATGTCAATAGTATTTGGACATTGTTACGAAATGCTATAcaggaaatacagaaaaaaaacaacagtggACTTAGTTTTGAAGAACTTTATCGTAATGCTTATACAATGGTGTTGCACAAACATGGAGAAAAACTCTATACAGGTCTACGTGAGGTAGTAACTGAACATTTAATTAATAAGGTAGGATTGATTACTAATTCTGTTTTGGATACTCAGTTTTTTTCTTCCTAA